One Aspergillus oryzae RIB40 DNA, chromosome 2 genomic window carries:
- a CDS encoding class I SAM-dependent methyltransferase (predicted protein), which yields MSSEKQPFYEENGRMYHAYRKGVYMLPCDEQEQDRLDIFHKLFTVARVSDGLMYAPHPRNGRFLDLGCGTGIWAIDVANKYPDAFVVGVDLAPIQPSNHPKNCEFYAPFDFESPWAMGEDSWDLIHLQMGCGSVMGWPNLYRRIFAHLRPGAWFEQVEIDFEPRCDDRPLEGLAIRQWYQYLKQATQDAMRPINHNSRDTIRDLQEAGFTDIDHQMVGLPLNPWHQDEHERKVARWYNLAVSESIESLSMAPFSRIFNWDLDRIRRISSEVKSEAFNKEIHAYNILHIYQARKPAN from the coding sequence GAGTTCTGAAAAACAGCCTTTCTATGAAGAAAACGGACGAATGTATCATGCGTACCGCAAAGGGGTATATATGCTACCATGCGATGAGCAGGAGCAAGATCGCCTTGATATCTTCCACAAATTATTCACGGTGGCAAGGGTGTCGGATGGCCTAATGTACGCCCCGCATCCCAGGAACGGCCGATTTCTAGACTTGGGCTGCGGGACCGGGATATGGGCAATTGATGTTGCCAACAAATACCCAGACGCTTTcgttgttggggttgaccTTGCTCCCATACAGCCCTCAAACCACCCAAAGAATTGCGAATTTTACGCCCCATTCGACTTCGAGAGTCCTTGGGCCATGGGCGAGGATTCTTGGGACCTGATTCACCTGCAAATGGGGTGTGGAAGTGTGATGGGATGGCCGAACCTGTACCGGAGAATATTCGCTCACCTTCGACCTGGGGCTTGGTTTGAACAGGTGGAGATCGACTTTGAACCGCGGTGCGATGACCGTCCTCTCGAGGGACTAGCTATTCGACAGTGGTATCAGTATCTAAAGCAAGCTACACAAGATGCCATGCGACCTATAAACCACAACTCTCGTGATACAATCCGAGATCTGCAGGAGGCTGGTTTTACCGATATTGATCATCAAATGGTGGGGTTGCCCCTTAACCCATGGCATCAAGACGAGCACGAAAGAAAGGTTGCTCGCTGGTACAATTTGGCTGTCTCGGAGAGTATTGAGTCGCTCAGTATGGCGCCTTTCAGTCGTATTTTTAATTGGGACTTGGACAGAATCAGGCGCATTTCGTCAGAAGTCAAGTCGGAGGCgttcaacaaagaaatacaCGCCTACAATATCCTTCATATATACCAAGCACGGAAACCTGCGAACTGA
- a CDS encoding DNA-directed RNA polymerase II core subunit RPO21 (RNA polymerase II, large subunit) yields the protein MSNVYFPYSKAPLRTIKEIQFGLFSPEEIKRMSVVHVEYPETMDEQRQRPRTKGLNDPRLGTIDRQWNCETCEEGQKECPGHFGHIELATPVFHIGFLTKIKKLLETVCHNCGKIKANTSDSKFLEALRMRDPKRRFDHIWRLSKDITICEADPPPDEDEPYAKESSKPTRMHGGCGNAQPTIRKEGITLVGTWKPSKSMMDEMDMQQPEKKTITPQMALNIFRNISHEDVRIMGLSNDYARPEWMVLTVLPVPPPPVRPSVLVGGSTSGQRGEDDLTYKLAEIVRANQNVQRCEQEGAPEHVVREFESLLQYHVATYMDNDIAGQPKAMQKSNRPVKAIRSRLKGKEGRLRQNLMGKRVDFSARTVITGDPNLSLDEVGVPKSIARTLTYPEVVTPYNIDKLQQLVSNGPNEHPGARYIVRDNGERIDLRHAKRAGGQQLLYGWKVERHVMDGDVILFNRQPSLHKESMMGHRVRVMPYSTFRLNLSVTTPYNADFDGDEMNLHVPQSEESRAELLQLALVPMNIVSPQRNGPLMGIVQDTLCGIYKICRRDTFLTKEQVMNLMMWVPDWDGVIPPPAILKPRPRWTGKQIISMALPSGLNLLRVDKDNSALSEKFAPLNDGGLLIHGGQLMYGMFSKKTVGASGGGVIHTIFNEYGPGTAVAFFNGAQAIVNYWLLHNGFSIGIGDTIPDAVTIQRIENCVRERKKEVETITASATDNTLEPLPGMNVRETFESKVSRALNNARDEAGSETEKSLKDLNNAIQMARSGSKGSTINISQMTAVVGQQSVEGKRIPFGFKYRTLPHFTKDDYSPESRGFVENSYLRGLTPTEFFFHAMAGREGLIDTAVKTAETGYIQRKLVKALEEVMVKYDGTVRNSLGDIIQFIYGEDGLDGAHIENQRVDIIKCSDDQFRDRFRIDLMDPERSLGPEVLEQANEIAGDVEVQRYLDEEWEQLLKARAFLRTVAKEDEEMMQLPINVQRILEMARTTFRIREGTISDLHPAEVIPQVQALLDRLLIVRGDDPISQEAQENATLLFKAQLRSRLAFRRLVTEYSMNKLAFQHVIGAIESRFAKANAPAGEMVGVLAAQSIGEPATQMTLNTFHFAGVSSKNVTLGVPRLKEILNVATNIKTPSMTVYQEPGRTHDKEGAKQLRSVVEHTSLRSVTEATEIYYDPDIQSTVIENDRDMVESYFIIPEDVTDDSSRQSKWLLRIILSRPKLLDKGLTVQDVATRIKQAYPKDIAVIFSDNNADEQVIRIRQIQDHKEDEDDDDIEYDVTLKKLEQHLLDTLTLRGVNGVERAFINEKSKVRVLEDGSLFTSKVDPLCKEWVLETSGSALGEVLAVPGVDATRTYSNQFIEVFEVFGIEAARTAVLRELTQVLAFDGSYVNHRHLALLVDVMTVRGYLTPVTRHGINRADNGALMRCSFEETVEILLEAAAFGELDDCRGVSENLILGQMAPAGTGEFDIYLDQNMLNTVVSNNARFGVMGAIGAKDAIISDGASTQYDTGSPMQDNAYIGTPDPESNFSPIRQAGAESPGGFTEYQPTGGFGGGFSPAATSPAGYSPSSPFSANPTSPGYSPSSSYSPTSPGMAMTSPRFSMTSPGFSPASPSFAPTSPAYSPTSPAYGQASPTSPSYSPTSPGFSPTSPNYSPTSPSFSPASPAFSPTSPSYSPTSPAIGGAARHLSPTSPTSPKYTPTSPGWSPTSPQTYSPTSPNFAGSPTSPGGPTSPGYSPTSPAFSPSSPRQ from the exons ATGTCGAACGTCTACTTCCCCTATTCCAAGGCGCCTTTGCGCACCATCAAGGAAATTCAGTTTGGTCTCTTCTCACCAGAAGAGATCAAACGGATGAGTGTGGTCCATGTGGAGTATCCAGAGACTATG GATGAACAAAGGCAACGGCCGCGAACCAAAGGTCTGAACGATCCTCGCTTGGGAACCATAGATCGGCAATGGAACTGCGAGACTTGTGAGGAAGGCCAGAAGGAATGTCCGGGACATTTTGGACATATTGAGCTGGCCACTCCTGTTTTTCATATTG GTTTCTTGACGAAAATCAAGAAGCTACTTGAGACGGTCTGCCACAATTGTGGCAAGATCAAAGCCAACACG TCTGATTCCAAGTTCCTTGAAGCCCTACGCATGAGAGACCCGAAGAGACGTTTCGACCACATCTGGCGACTATCGAAAGATATCACGATATGTGAAGCCGACCCTCCTCCGGATGAGGACGAGCCGTATGCGAAAGAGAGCTCCAAACCAACGAGAATGCACGGTGGTTGCGGAAATGCCCAGCCGACTATTCGCAAAGAGGGAATCACCTTGGTGGGGACCTGGAAACCTAGCAAGAGCATGATGGACGAGATGGATATGCAGCagccagagaagaagacaatcacCCCCCAGATGGCTCTGAACATCTTCCGTAACATCTCTCACGAGGATGTTCGTATAATGGGGCTGAGCAATGACTATGCTCGCCCTGAGTGGATGGTTCTTACTGTCTTGCCAGTGCCGCCGCCCCCTGTCCGTCCAAGTGTGCTTGTGGGTGGTAGCACTAGTGGCCAGCGCGGTGAGGATGATCTGACATACAAGCTGGCTGAAATTGTTCGGGCAAACCAGAATGTCCAGCGTTGCGAACAGGAAGGCGCCCCAGAGCACGTGGTACGAGAGTTCGAGTCTCTATTACAGTATCATGTCGCCACATACATGGACAATGATATTGCTGGCCAACCAAAGGCTATGCAGAAGTCAAACAGACCAGTGAAAGCTATTCGCAGCCGTTTGAAGGGTAAGGAAGGTCGCTTGCGACAGAACTTGATGGGTAAGCGTGTGGATTTCTCAGCTCGTACTGTCATTACAGGTGATCCCAATCTGTCTCTTGACGAGGTTGGTGTGCCAAAAAGTATCGCAAGGACTTTGACATACCCCGAAGTTGTTACGCCATACAACATCGACAAATTGCAGCAGCTCGTCTCGAATGGTCCTAACGAGCACCCTGGAGCAAGGTATATCGTGAGAGATAACGGTGAACGTATTGACCTGCGCCATGCTAAACGAGCCGGAGGCCAACAACTACTGTACGGATGGAAGGTAGAGCGTCATGTCATGGATGGTGATGTGATTCTTTTCAATCGACAGCCCTCACTTCATAAGGAATCTATGATGGGTCACCGTGTTCGCGTTATGCCGTACTCTACATTCAGGCTCAACTTGTCTGTGACTACTCCTTACAACGCCGATTTTGACGGCGATGAGATGAACTTGCATGTTCCTCAAAGTGAGGAGTCTCGCGCAGAACTACTCCAGCTTGCTCTGGTTCCAATGAACATTGTATCCCCTCAGCGAAACGGACCTCTTATGGGTATCGTACAGGATACTCTCTGCGGTATCTACAAGATTTGTCGGCGTGATACATTCTTGACAAAGGAACAAGTTATGAACCTTATGATGTGGGTTCCTGACTGGGACGGCGTGATTCCCCCACCAGCAATCTTGAAGCCTAGGCCCAGATGGACTGGCAAGCAAATTATTAGCATGGCGCTTCCTTCGGGGctcaatcttctccgtgTGGATAAGGACAACTCAGCGCTCTCTGAGAAGTTTGCCCCTCTGAATGATGGTGGTCTTCTCATTCATGGTGGACAGTTGATGTATGGAATGTTTTCCAAGAAGACTGTTGGTGccagtggtggtggtgtcatCCACACCATTTTCAATGAATATGGGCCAGGTACTGCTGTGGCCTTTTTCAATGGTGCACAGGCTATTGTTAACTACTGGCTACTTCACAATGGCTTCAGTATTGGTATTGGTGACACTATTCCAGACGCGGTTACTATACAAAGAATTGAGAACTGCGTCCGGGAAcgaaagaaggaggttgaaACTATCACTGCAAGTGCTACGGACAATACCCTGGAGCCGTTGCCGGGTATGAATGTGCGAGAAACCTTTGAAAGTAAGGTTTCACGTGCACTTAACAATGCTCGTGACGAAGCTGGTAGTGAAACTGAGAAGAGCTTAAAGGATCTGAACAACGCCATCCAGATGGCTCGTTCTGGATCAAAGGGATCAACCATCAACATATCCCAGATGACTGCTGTCGTGGGTCAACAATCCGTCGAGGGTAAACGTATCCCGTTCGGTTTCAAGTATCGTACTTTGCCCCATTTCACAAAGGATGACTACTCTCCAGAATCCCGTGGTTTTGTGGAGAACTCCTACTTGCGTGGCTTGACACCCACTGAGTTTTTCTTCCACGCCATGGCTGGTCGTGAGGGTCTTATTGACACAGCTGTCAAGACCGCAGAAACCGGTTATATCCAGCGAAAGCTGGTTAAGGCTTTGGAAGAAGTAATGGTTAAGTACGATGGCACTGTTCGTAACTCTTTGGGAGATATCATACAGTTTATCTACGGAGAAGACGGCCTTGACGGTGCTCATATTGAGAACCAACGAGTCGACATCATTAAATGCTCTGACGACCAGTTTAGAGATCGTTTCCGTATCGATCTTATGGACCCTGAGCGCAGCTTAGGTCCAGAGGTCTTAGAACAGGCCAATGAAATTGCAGGCGACGTCGAAGTCCAGAGATatctggatgaagaatgGGAGCAACTTCTCAAAGCCCGTGCTTTCCTCCGTACTGTGGCTaaggaagacgaggagatgATGCAGCTTCCAATCAACGTCCAGCGAATTCTCGAGATGGCTAGAACTACGTTTAGAATCCGCGAGGGAACCATTAGCGATTTACACCCAGCCGAAGTTATCCCTCAGGTACAAGCATTGCTTGATCGGCTGCTTATCGTGCGCGGTGATGACCCGATCTCGCAGGAAGCCCAGGAGAATGCCACACTGTTGTTCAAGGCCCAACTTCGGAGTCGTCTGGCGTTCCGAAGACTGGTCACCGAGTATTCCATGAATAAACTTGCGTTCCAGCATGTTATTGGAGCCATCGAAAGTAGGTTCGCTAAAGCTAATGCTCCTGCTGGTGAGATGGTTGGTGTTCTCGCTGCCCAGTCTATTGGAGAGCCAGCTACGCAGATGACTCTAAACACTTTCCATTTTGCTGGTGTCTCGTCCAAGAACGTTACACTTGGTGTCCCTCGTCTGAAGGAAATTCTCAACGTTGCAACCAATATCAAGACGCCTTCTATGACTGTTTACCAGGAGCCCGGTAGGACCCATGATAAGGAGGGTGCAAAGCAATTGCGAAGCGTTGTTGAACATACTAGCTTGCGGTCCGTTACTGAGGCCACCGAGATCTATTACGATCCCGATATCCAGTCTACAGTCATTGAAAACGATCGGGACATGGTCGAGTCCTACTTCATTATTCCTGAAGACGTGACGGACGATTCATCTCGCCAGTCCAAGTGGTTACTTCGTATCATTCTCAGTCGGCCGAAGCTTCTTGACAAGGGTCTTACAGTGCAGGATGTTGCTACCAGAATTAAACAAGCGTATCCCAAGGATATCGCTGTTATATTTAGCGACAACAACGCTGATGAGCAGGTTATTCGGATCCGACAGATCCAGGACCacaaggaggatgaagacgatgatgatattgaatACGACGTCACACTCAAGAAACTTGAACAACATCTTTTGGACACCTTAACACTTCGCGGTGTTAACGGTGTCGAACGAGCGTTCATCAACGAGAAGAGCAAAGTCCGAGTCCTTGAGGACGGTTCATTGTTCACCAGCAAGGTTGATCCCCTTTGCAAGGAATGGGTTCTTGAAACAAGTGGTTCTGCCCTTGGCGAGGTGTTGGCGGTTCCTGGAGTTGATGCCACCCGCACATATTCCAACCAGTTTATCGAGGTGTTCGAGGTCTTTGGTATCGAAGCCGCCCGTACGGCTGTTCTTCGCGAACTGACGCAGGTGCTTGCCTTCGATGGTTCTTACGTCAATCACCGTCATTTGGCTCTCCTGGTCGATGTCATGACTGTGCGTGGTTACCTCACGCCAGTCACCCGGCATGGTATCAACCGTGCTGACAACGGTGCTCTTATGCGTTGTTCTTTCGAAGAGACAGTGGAGATCTTGTTAGAGGCCGCAGCCTTCGGAGAATTGGACGACTGCCGTGGCGTGTCTGAGAACCTGATTCTGGGACAGATGGCACCTGCCGGTACTGGAGAGTTTGACATTTACCTCGACCAGAATATGCTCAACACTGTCGTTTCGAATAATGCTCGCTTTGGTGTGATGGGAGCTATCGGCGCCAAGGATGCGATTATTTCTGACGGTGCCTCCACTCAATATGACACTGGTTCACCCATGCAGGATAACGCTTATATTGGCACACCTGATCCCGAATCGAACTTCTCTCCTATCCGCCAGGCCGGTGCTGAATCTCCGGGTGGCTTTACTGAGTACCAGCCGACCGGTGGTTTTGGAGGCGGGTTTAGCCCAGCGGCCACGAGTCCAGCCGGCTATTCTCCCAGTAGCCCATTCAGTGCTaatccaacatctcctgGCTATTCCCCGTCCTCGAGCTACTCACCAACGTCTCCTGGTATGGCAATGACCAGCCCTCGCTTCTCTATGACGTCTCCGGGTTTCTCTCCTGCCAGCCCGTCATTCGCACCGACATCACCTGCTTACTCGCCAACTTCACCGGCGTATGGCCAAGCTTCGCCGACCTCACCGTCGTACTCTCCTACCTCGCCCGGGTTTTCGCCGACATCGCCAAACTACAGTCCTACATCGCCAAGCTTCAGCCCAGCGTCGCCTGCGTTCAGTCCAACGTCGCCAAGCTACAGCCCAACCAGCCCCGCTATTGGTGGTGCTGCTCGGCACTTGTCTCCTACTTCACCAACCTCTCCAAAGTATACACCCACATCTCCTGGGTGGTCTCCTACGAGCCCTCAGACATACTCTCCTACCTCTCCTAATTTTGCCGGCTCGCCGACCTCTCCCGGAGGACCTACATCCCCAGGTTATAGTCCGACGTCGCCGGCGTTCAGCCCTTC GTCCCCTCGCCAGTGA
- a CDS encoding ubiquitin ligase complex subunit HRD3 (extracellular protein SEL-1 and related proteins) — MGVELNVRWKLTPLDYGLVLLQALAVESKAPTDVAHESHQHSNQSPGGPEGSGARPGSQHVDTALKILRNSKIPTVTSEKPSGILGNTLHYFREAFRVLFLNGPPSDNAERQKIHPNVAKAVDELKIAAQKDQNPDAMFLLAELNFYGNYTHPRDFKQAFQWYQSLASATGNSTAQYMVGFMYATGIGGGVERDQAKALLYHTFAAEGGNTRSEMTLAYRNHAGIGMPRNCDHATYYYKKVADKAIQYFRSGPPGGHSMIRESYRWADEEGGVYGEGASVSSSGPNVMRDAAHSSSEASLEDVLEYLDLMSRKGELKATFSLGKMHYEGSRGLPRNLRKAMKYFKQITKRYWNKDGSVNPNHPLGIEKLASKAAGHIGLMYLRGEGVEQNFATALTWFRRGVTNGDSLCQHQMGLMYLHGYGVQQDAFRAASFFKSASEQDFPAAETRLGALFLDQGDVPTATRYFELAARWGWMEAFYYLAELSNNGIGRERHCGMAASYYKMVAERAEVIHSSFDEANTAYENGDKERALVAAMMAAEQGYEHAQSNVAFLLDEQRSLMSFDRILPGAKKPRPSLLRNAALALIYWTRSAKQTNIDSLVKMGDYYLGGIGIAADAEKASSCYHSAAEVHYSAQAYWNLGWMHENGIAVEQDFHMAKRYYDLALETSTEAYLPVKLSLLKLRLRSYWNRITNGKINSIQDEEVVKRRFNIGGSSRPLRPLFNLYESRFSEYPQTLIRCNHFKKRRRVESAASALSKPFKSPLRRPPQVSETKHEALSKEEKNVAPRPSLKHNNADINDARTLPVISSSPSSAHALAYTIPTSPSSLESRKRKAQINHLTASKKPVFSDPVILDLQKQERALQSRLAILRSELDTAQQALQLESSSKDADLQSLITKWKSVSQSAAEEVFSGAQERVARMGGIKAWRERMKNNNAQWEQEEMETWYGSAEAEGADVDEDELEARKAEMLRGRKKSHNEERENKEVEDEEFTMDFMLKTLNIDLKVIGYDKAHQIWIKE, encoded by the exons ATGGGTGTGGAGCTCAACGTTCGATGGAAGCTGACACCTCTTGACTACGGTCTAGTGCTACTGCAGGCGCTTGCAGTGGAATCCAAGGCGCCCACTGATGTCGCTCACGAATCCCACCAGCATTCAAACCAGTCTCCAGGTGGGCCAGAAGGTTCTGGCGCTAGACCTGGAAGCC AACACGTTGATACCGCCCTGAAAATTCTCCGTAACTCAAAAATCCCGACCGTCACGTCCGAGAAACCGTCCGGCATATTGGGAAACACATTACATTACTTTAGAGAGGCTTTCCGCGTCCTGTTCCTGAATGGCCCGCCGTCAGATAATGCTGAGCGCCAGAAGATCCACCCAAATGTCGCCAAGGCGGTTGATGAACTCAAGATCGCTGCGCAAAAAGATCAGAACCCCGATGCGATGTTCCTGTTAGCGGAGTTGAATTTCTACGGCAATTACACGCATCCCCGAGACTTCAAACAAGCGTTCCAGTGGTATCAGAGTCTTGCTTCGGCGACTGGGAACAGTACGGCACAGTATATGGTGGGCTTTATGTATGCGACAggtattggaggtggagttgAGCGAGACCAGGCGAAGGCGCTATTATACCATACTTTCGCCGCGGAAGGGGGAAACACGAGGTCGGAGATGACTCTTGCATATCGAAATCATGCTGGCATTGGGATGCCCAGAAATTGCGACCATGCAACGTATTACTATAAGAAGGTTGCAGACAAGGCTATTCAGTACTTCCGATCCGGACCACCTGGGGGCCATAGTATGATCCGGGAATCATACCGTTGGGCTGACGAGGAGGGCGGCGTATATGGCGAAGGCGCTAGTGTATCTAGCTCGGGACCAAACGTCATGCGTGATGCAGCACATTCAAGCTCCGAAGCCAGCTTGGAAGATGTCCTAGAGTATTTGGACCTTATGTCGAGAAAAGGTGAACTAAAGGCTACCTTCAGTTTAGGAAAGATGCATTACGAAGGGTCGCGAGGTCTGCCGAGGAATCTTCGAAAGGCCATGAAGTATTTCAAACAGATCACAAAGCGCTATTGGAATAAGGATGGTTCTGTGAACCCAAACCATCCGCTTGGAATTGAGAAACTAGCATCGAAAGCAGCGGGCCATATAGGGCTGATGTATCTCCGTGGTGAAGGTGTAGAGCAAAATTTTGCCACTGCTCTCACTTGGTTCAGGCGTGGAGTGACAAATGGGGATTCGCTCTGTCAACATCAGATGGGACTGATGTATCTTCACGGATATGGCGTGCAGCAGGACGCTTTCAGGGCTGCATCGTTTTTCAAGTCGGCATCTGAACAAGATTTCCCCGCCGCAGAAACAAGACTGGGTGCTTTGTTTTTGGACCAAGGAGATGTCCCAACGGCTACCCGATATTTTGAGCTAGCTGCCCGCTGGGGCTGGATGGAAGCCTTCTATTACCTGGCAGAATTGTCCAATAATGGTATTGGTAGGGAACGGCATTGTGGAATGGCTGCATCATACTATAAAATGGTTGCAGAGCGAGCCGAGGTGATACATTCATCATTCGATGAGGCGAACACCGCATATGAGAATGGTGACAAAGAAAGGGCCCTCGTTGCAGCCATGATGGCCGCGGAGCAAGGTTACGAGCACGCGCAATCTAACGTGGCATTCTTGCTCGATGAGCAGCGCTCTTTGATGTCCTTTGATCGCATCCTACCGGGTGCTAAGAAACCTCGACCGTCTCTACTTCGGAATGCTGCGTTGGCCCTTATCTATTGGACACGTTCCGCCAAACAGACCAACATCGATTCATTAGTTAAGATGGGTGACTATTACCTGGGCGGTATTGGTATTGCTGCAGATGCCGAGAAAGCCTCCAGTTGCTATCATAGTGCCGCTGAAGTCCATTATAGTGCACAGGCGTATTGGAACCTTGGATGGATGCATGAGAATGGCATCGCCGTGGAACAAGATTTTCACATGGCCAAACGATACTATGATTTAGCACTTGAGACGAGTACCGAGGCCTATCTACCCGTAAAATTGAGCCTCCTGAAGCTTCGTTTACGGAGCTACTGGAACCGGATCACCAACGGCAAGATCAACTCTAttcaagacgaagaag TTGTCAAAAGACGGTTCAATATTG GTGGGTCAAGCCGCCCACTCCGTCCTCTCTTTAACTTGTATGAAAGCCGCTTCTCTGAATACCCACAAACACTGATACGATGTAATCACTTCAA AAAGCGCCGTCGCGTTGAAAGTGCGGCTTCGGCGCTTTCCAAACCTTTCAAGTCTCCTCTCCGCCGACCACCTCAAGTCTCGGAGACCAAGCACGAGGCATTAtccaaggaagagaaaaatgtTGCGCCGAGGCCTTCTCTCAAGCATAATAATGCTGACATCAATGACGCGCGCACTCTACCTGTGATCTCATCTTCCCCGTCGTCTGCTCATGCCTTAGCTTACACAATACCTACTTCTCCCTCGAGCTTGGAGTCtcgcaaaagaaaagctcagaTAAACCATCTGACTGCATCTAAGAAGCCGGTGTTCTCTGACCCAgtcattcttgatcttcagaagcaagaaagggcGCTGCAGTCACGACTTGCTATCCTGCGATCTGAACTTGATACTGCGCAACAAGCTCTTCAGCTCGAGTCCTCAAGCAAAGATGCAGACCTCCAATCGCTGATTACGAAGTGGAAATCTGTTAGTCAGAGCGCAGCCGAAGAGGTTTTCTCTGGGGCTCAGGAGCGTGTGGCGCGGATGGGTGGTATTAAGGCTTGGAGGGAGCGAATGAAGAATAACAATGCGCAGTGGGAGCaagaggagatggaaacCTGGTACGGCAGCGCAGAGGCTGAAGGGGCTGAtgtagatgaagatgagCTGGAGGCTCGGAAGGCTGAGATGCTAAGGGGCCGCAAGAAGAGTCACAATGAGGAGCGGGAAAATaaagaggttgaagatgag GAATTCACCATGGACTTTATGTTGAAGACGTTGAATATTGACCTCAAGGTTATCGGATATGATAAAGCCCATCAGATATGGATTAAGGAATAG
- a CDS encoding Set1-mediated histone H3-K4 methylation subunit Swd1 (WD40 repeat protein), protein MNLSLLDPFVLAQDYPDTLTEKLRSGHATCLRFNRKGDYLASGRVDGTVVIFDLETNGVARKLRGHTRQIQSLSWSRNGRYLLSSSQDWKCILWDLKDGSRVRTVRFEAPVYIAELHPYNHLLFVASLFEDQPVLVDVSSPKPIKRILPSAPFRPPPPKSEEVDPAVAAKQAAQDAKHSTCVTIFTALGNHIIAGTSKGWINIIETQTCATIHSTRLCNGVVILLRLASNGRDLLVNSSDRVIRTILMPDLSQLGIDLEPANIKLQVEHKFQDVVNRLSWNHVTFSSTSEFVTASTFMNPDIYVWERSHGSLVKILEGPREELGVVEWHPSRPMVVACGLESGCIYTWSIVTPQKWSALAPDFGEVEENVEYVEREDEFDVHPAEEIHQRRLDQEDEVPDVLTIEPHKSGTDEEMESFRMPVLLDISDSESEEDIIAVGPGTMRRRSPGAGRDWASGDGEKESTGGRNGTSRGQKGRRR, encoded by the exons ATGAATTTGTCTCTTCTCGATCCCTTTGTCCTGGCGCAGGACTATCCAGACACGCTTACAGAGAAACTGA GAAGCGGTCACGCGACATGTCTACGATTCAACCGCAAGGGAGATTATCTTGCCTCCGGACGA GTTGACGGCACAGTGGTCATCTTTGATTTAGAGACAAATGGGGTTGCACGGAAATTACGAGGTCACACCAGACAAATTCAGTCCCTGAG TTGGTCAAGGAATGGCCGCTATTTACTGAGTTCATCACAAGATTGGAAGTGTATCCTGTGGGACTTGAAAGATGGTTCCCGAGTACGCACGGTCCGATTCGAAGCTCCTGTATATATTGCTGAACTACATCCTTATAATCA TTTACTTTTTGTTGCCTCTCTCTTTGAGGACCAACCTGTTTTGGTTGACGTCTCATCTCCTAAGCCCATTAAGCGCATTCTTCCCTCCGCTCCATTTCGACCCCCGCCTCCTAAATCCGAAGAAGTTGACCCCGCTGTGGCCGCAAAGCAGGCAGCACAAGACGCAAAGCACTCAACATGTGTTACCATCTTCACTGCTTTAGGAAATCACATTATAGCAGGTACATCTAAAGGGTGGATCAACATCATTGAAACACAAACATGCGCGACAATTCATTCTACACGTCTTTGCAATGGAGTGGTGATCCTACTTCGCCTCGCCAGCAACGGCCGAGACCTACTAGTTAATAGCTCCGATCGAGTGATACGTACCATCCTCATGCCAGACCTCTCCCAGCTAGGTATCGACTTAGAACCCGCCAACATCAAGCTTCAGGTCGAACATAAGTTCCAGGACGTAGTCAACAGACTAAGTTGGAACCATGTCACATTTTCTTCAACGAGTGAATTCGTCACCGCATCCACCTTCATGAACCCTGACATTTACGTTTGGGAACGGAGTCACGGTTCCCTGGTGAAGATCCTCGAGGGTCCTAGAGAAGAACTGGGCGTCGTGGAATGGCACCCTTCTCGCCCTATGGTTGTCGCTTGCGGTTTAGAATCTGGATGCATCTACACATGGTCGATTGTGACGCCTCAAAAATGGTCCGCGCTGGCACCTGATTTTGGTGAAGTCGAGGAAAACGTCGAGTATGTTGAGCGCGAAGACGAATTTGACGTTCACCCTGCCGAAGAAATTCACCAACGCCGGCTTGACCAGGAAGACGAAGTTCCTGACGTATTAACGATCGAGCCCCACAAAAGCGGTacggatgaggagatggaatCCTTCCGCATGCCTGTGCTTCTAGATATTTCTGACAGCGAAAGTGAAGAGGACATCATTGCCGTCGGTCCCGGAACAATGCGGAGGCGTAGCCCCGGCGCTGGCCGTGACTGGGCCAGCGGAGATGGTGAGAAAGAAAGTACTGGAGGTAGAAACGGTACCTCCCGGGGACAAAAGGGCCGCCGGCGTTAA